One Solanum pennellii chromosome 10, SPENNV200 genomic region harbors:
- the LOC107001562 gene encoding uncharacterized protein LOC107001562, whose protein sequence is MGVSDDHLEVCHLAMLHDKMDISRMMVDSQQVKESRIKMKIKDAKRERYHEVGTSNDKTRNDRVSNVRSQRRRGGDSRSEKPTCTICGKKHVGECLVRSDTCFGCLKSGYKERDFPIVKGQGKRNNQAQASGPSSDAPKKNRFYALRLRGDQKNYPNVVTGMLQVFSIDVYALLNPRATLSFVNPLVSMKFDVLSDVSIEPLPVTTPVVDSIVAKRVFRSCTILLSNRVKLVDLVKLDMLDFHVIFGMN, encoded by the exons ATGGGTGTGTCCGATGATCATTTGGAAGTGTGTCATTTGGCGATGCTTCATGACAAAATGGACATTTCTCGTATGATGGTGGATTCTCAACAAGTCAAGGAGAGTAGGATTAAGATGAAGATTAAGGATGCTAAGAGGGAAAGGTACCATGAAGTAGGTACTTCTAACG ACAAGACTCGtaatgatagggtgtctaatgTGAGATCCCAAAGGAGAAGAGGTGGTGATTCACGAAGTGAGAAACCTACTTGTACCAtatgtggtaagaaacatgtgggtGAATGTCTCGTTAGGTCGGATACTTGTTTTGGTTGTTTAAAGAGTGGCTATAAGGAGAGGGATTTTCCTATTGTAAAGGGTCAAGGAAAGCGGAATAACCAAGCACAAGCAAGCGGTCCTAGTTccgatgctccaaagaagaaccggtTCTATGCTCTCCGCCTTAGGGGTGatcaaaagaattatcccaatgttgtcactggtatgttacaagtatttTCCATTGATGTCTATGCATTACTAAATCCCCgtgctacattatcttttgtaaATCCTTTAGTGTCCATGAAGTTCGATGTGTTATCTGATGTCTCAATTGAACCTTTGCCGGTTACTACCCCGGTGGTTGACTCaattgttgctaaaagagtctttAGAAGTTGTACCATATTATTGTCCAATAGAGTTAAATTGGTCGATTTGGTAAAACTTGATATGTTAGACTTTCATGTCATATTTGGGATGAATTAG